A stretch of DNA from Campylobacter concisus:
TTGTTTTGTCTAAATTTAAGCCAAAGCGTGAGAGTATTTTTGGTCATTGGCATACTTGGCGGATTTACAACATTTTCAAGCTTTAGCCTTGATAGTGTGAAATTTTTACTAGAAGGCGAGCTGGTAAAAGGCTTTTTAAATATCTTTTTAAACCTTATTCTTTGCTTACTTGCAAGCTATCTTGGAATTTTGCTTGGTAAAAATTTGTGAGGTTTTTAAGGTACGCAACAAAATAACTTTATCTATGCCATTTTTAAATTTTAAAGCTTCACTCACTCGCCACTAAATTTAGAGCCGTGATATGCTCGCTTTAATTTACTCAAATTTATCTGATAACAAATCGCATGCAGTGCGTTAGCACTGGAGCATGCCACCTCTAACGTTGTCGGGGTTAGGGGATCGTTAAGGGGGAAGGAAGCGACTTCGTAATTCAAGCCTCTTCCCCCTTAACAAAGAAACAAAACTTTAAATTTCTAAAAACCTTAATTTATAAATTTTAAAATTCCATTCACTCGCAAGAATTGACTACTGGTTTTGGGTCTTATGAAGCTTGCCACTAGAGCCGAAATTACTTGCTTATAAAATTTTAAAATTTGATAGAGTTTTACCCGCATGCAGTGCGCCAGCACTATTGCGTGCACTTTGAGCGTGTTAAGGGATTGGGGGATATAAAGGGGGATAAGGGGGCGACTTACGCAATTCAAGCCCCTTTGTCCCCCTTTAAGTAAATTTCATCAATCTATGTGCAAATTTTAAATTTCATTCACTCACAAGAATTGGCTAGTAAAATTTGATGAAATTTAACAAAACCGCATGCAGTGCAAAACACCACCACATCCACCTTTCTATCTAGCTTCTACCTTTGGCATCTGAAGCATAAAATTTCTAGCCTCACTTAAAAGTACAGGCTTAAGCCCATCTACCAGAGTTTTTGGATCATAAATTCTTTCATATGAAAGTATTAAGACTCCATCTTTTTTAAGTAAAAAGTGGATTATTTCTATATTTTTACTGCTAGTTTCATCTTTTATGAGAGCTAAAATTTGATCATTCTCTTCACTATAAAGCACCTCTTTAGCCTCTTTTATCTTTCTTTTTAGCTCAGCAAGCATACTTTCACTTTTTATATTTTTGTCAAATTTCACTCTAAATCCTACAAAATGCTCATCAAAATTTTCATTTTTTAAAAAGTAAAAACTCTCATCTTTGGCTGTATTTTTCTTATAAAAAACGCTTCCATCAAATTTAAAACTTTGAACCAAACTTAGCTCGTCTGCAAAGCCAAAAATTCCAAAAAACATCAAGACAAAAAATAGAAATTTACACATAAATTTGCACTCCAAATTTTTAAAAATTTGTCGCCATTTTGCCCAAAAATCGCTTAGCTTAATCAAAAAATAACAAAGCTTTTTATACAATCAAACATTTTTAATTTAAGGATCTTTTTGCAATTACATCAAGCGAGCGAGCTTAGTATTCTTGTCGTTTTGGCATTTATCGTCTTTGCTTCGCCTTATATTTCTAAAATTTTACGCATTCCTGTCGCTCCTGCTGAGATAATACTTGGGGCACTAGCTAGCTACATCGGACTTGTCGGCGAAAATGAGATGTTTAAGCTAATTAGCGAAGTTGGCTTTTTCTTTTTGATGTTTCTAGCTGGCATGGAGATTGATCTTAGAATGCTTATAAACATTGACCGCAAAATTTTACGTCTGGGGCTTATCTATCTTGCGCTCATTTACTCGCTAGCAACTGCACTTACGTTTAGTCTTGATCTTAGTTTGCTTTATATTATCATTATCCCGATAATGGCCGTTGGCATGATATTTACGCTATTTAAAGAGTATGGCAGAGATGTGAAATGGCTAAATTTAAGCATGCTTATTGCAACTATTGGCGAGCTTATAAGCATTACGCTTTTGACATTTATAGCAGCCTATTTGCAGTTTGGAGCTAGTATAAATTTATGGCTAACGATTGGCTATTTGATCTTATTTTTAGCTATCAGCGTACTTAGCTTTAAAATTTTAGATGTGCTTTTTTGGTGGTATCCGGGGCTTAAAGTGATCCTTATGCCACACTACGATAAGGATGAAAAAGATATTAGGCTAAGCATTGCGGTATTTTTTTCGATGATTGCACTTATGTTTTATTTGAATTTAGAAGTTGCCTTTGGCGCGTTTATCGCAGGTATGTTTATAGCTACGTTTTTTGATCATAAAAAAGACTTACCGCACAAGCTTTCAAGCTTTGGATTTGGATTTTTGGTACCGATATTTTTTATACACATAGGCTCAACTTTCAAGCTCTCAAGCCTAAGCTCAAATGAAGTGATAAAAGATGCTATTTTTATATTTTGTGCGATGCTTGCTACAAGGCTTTTTTCAAGTGTGTTATTTGTAGGAAAATTAGGGCTTAAGGGGATATTTTTGTTTTCTCTCTCACAATCCATGCCACTAACGCTTCTAGTAGCAGTTGCTACTATCGCACACAGATCAGGTGAGATAAGTGATTATTCTTACTCATCTTTTATCCTAGCAAGCCTAGCTCAAGCTATAATAGGGACAATAATTATAAAATTTCTAATGCAATCAAGAAGCAAGGAGTAAAAATGTCATCAAATACAGCTACGCTAACTGATAACAGAACTGGCAAGAGTTACGAGTTTCCTATACTAAAAGGCACTATGGGACCTGATGTGATAGACATCTCGACATTTTTTAGTGATACTGGAATGTTTACTTTTGACAGAGGTTATACTTCAACTGCGATGTGTCGCTCGGCGATAACTTACATAGACGGCTTAAAAGGCGAGCTAATGTATAGAGGTTATGATATCGCGTATTTGGCTGAAAATAAGACATTTTTAGACGTGGCATATTTACTCTTAAACAAAGAGCTTCCAACAAATGATCAGTATATAAATTTTAAAACCGAGCTTAAAAAAAGAAGCTTTATACATGAAGGCATGATGAAGCTATTTGATGCATTTCCAGACAAAGCTCACCCTATGGCGATCTTGCAAGCAGCGGTCTCAGCCCTAAGTGCCTTTTACTCAGATCACTTAAATATGGATAAACCTGAAGAGTATCACGAGATGGCTATGCGTATAATCGCTAAAATTCCAACGATCGCGGCCTTTAGCTACCGCTACTCACGCGGACTTCCTATCATCTATCCAAATTTAGATCGTGGCTTTACTGAAAATTTCCTCTACATGATGAGAGGCTATCCATATGAGCATGTCGATCTTAAGCCTATCGAGATAAAAGCACTTGATACGGTCTTTATGCTGCACGCAGATCACGAGCAAAACGCTTCAACGACGACTGTTAGAACCGTTGGCTCAACGCATGCTCACCCATACGCATGTATAAGTGCAGGTATCGGAGCACTTTGGGGCTGGGCTCATGGCGGCGCAAACGAGGGCGTTATCCGTCAGCTTGAAGAGATCGGCTCAGTCGCAAACGTCGATAGATACATCGCTAGAGCGAAGGATAAAAACGATCCATTTAGGCTAATGGGCTTTGGTCACAGAGTCTATAAAAACTTTGACCCTCGCGCAAAAGTGCTTAAGAAGATGAGAGATCAGCTTATGGATGAGATAGGCATTAACTCAGAGCTTATCAAGATCGCAAACCGCATTGAGGAGATCGCGCTAAATGATGACTATTTTGTGAGTAGAAATTTATATCCAAACGTTGATTTTCACTCAGGACTCATCCTAAAGGCGCTTGGCATACCAAATAATATGTTTGCCGTCATCTTTGTCATCGGCAGGACTCCAGGCTGGATCAGCCAGTGGATCGAGCTAAAAGAGCAAGATACAATAAAGATCGTCCGCCCAAGACAGCTTTATGTTGGAGAGGCAAACAGAACACCAAAATGAGCGAGCTTCTAAATTTAGCTAAAAAAGCAGCCGTTAATGCTGGAGCGCAAATAATGAAATTTTACTCTGCAGATAATACGGCTCTTAAAGTCTGCCTAAAAGATGACAGCTCACCACTAACTAGCGCTGATCTAGCCGCAAATGAAGTGATACTAAAAGAGCTAAGCAAAAGCGGGATAAAAATTTGCTCTGAAGAGAGTATCTTGCAAGAAAGCGATAAAGACGAGTTTTGGCTCGTAGATCCTCTTGATGGCACTAAAGAATTTCTAGCTAGAAACGGCGAATTTTGCGTTTGCATAGCGCTTATAAAAAAAGCTAGGCCGGTGCTTGGCGTGATATTTATCCCAGTTAGTAAAGAGCTTTTTTATGCTGATGAAAACGGCGCTTTTAAAGAAATTTTAGGTGACAATGATGAAATCATAAAGAGAGTTGATCTAAACAAAAAAGATAAAAATTTAGACAATCTAATCTTTTCAAGCAGAAGAGGCGACGCCAAAGAGATAGAATTTATAGGACAGAGCTTAAATTTTGAGCAAAGGTGCATCGGCTCAGCCATAAAATTTTGCCGTTTGGTTGAATTTGGCGGAGCTTATTTGAGATTTGCCCCAAGCTACCTTTGGGACAATGCAGCAGGAGAAGCGCTCGTAAATTTTTGTGGCGGAAAAGTATTTGACGCTAATAGTAGTAAAGAGATGAGCTACGAGCTTGCTGATTTAAAAAGTCCATTTTTTATAGCTCTCTCAAAAAACACACTAAATCTAAAAGATAAAATCACACAACTATATAAACAAAGTAAAACTTAAACCTTAAATTTCTTCTAGCAGATAAAGCATACTAGCTATTTTTGCTGTGCCTAGCACGTAACTCATTATATTTGCTGCGACCTTGTCTTTTTTAAGCACTTTGCCATTTATGTCAAATATATCTTCGTTGTTCTCTTTGATAAATTTTAAGGTTTTTGCTGCGACATCTTCTAAGCTATTTTTACCATCAAGTAACAAAAGTATGTAATAATCGATATTGTTAAGCTTTCTTGAGATACTAAATTTATTAGCAAAAACAACATCGGCATTATTTTTATGATTTAAAAAATATCTTACATAATTTATTAATTTTTGGCTAAGTCTTGAATGCCCAGGCCTATACTCGATATTTTTTTGCTCATCTTTTAAAATCATTGCATCAGACGAGTTTGTTAAAATTCTTACAAAAGCGCTATAAACAATGAGCTTATCTTCTGGCAAAATTTCTAAAATCTGAGAAAGGTTTATACTAGCTGGATACATCTTATAAAAGACCTCGCAAAGCCATGATATATCTTGTGGCATAGCGCCATAACTATCTTGCCACTGGTTATCTTTCTTTATAAAATCTGCCACAACGTGAATTTTATTAATATCGCTTGGACCTATTTGTTTATTTGCTATGCTCTCATAAGTTTTGCTATGGACTATTAGGCTTTGTCTAAAGACTTTGTTGCTAATCATATCCATGAATTGCTCTAGATCGATCCTGTCTTTAAACTTGTTATTTTTGTATTCATCTACTACGGCCGTGCCAACATCTGGGGTAAAAATATCATCAAGCGTATACTCACAAAGATAAGTAAGCTCATTTTTAGCAAGCATGGCATTAAAATCTTTAAAATAAAATGGATCATTTGTGTATTCTAAAAGCTCATGAGCTATGTAAAAGTCATCTTTTGAGAGCACATGTTCTGTTACAAAAAGAAGCATCTTAAGAGGTATTTTTCCCTCATAAATTTTTTCATCTCTTGTTAGCAAATATTCTTTATAGACTAAAAGTGCTTCTTTGGCTGCTTTTAACCTATCTTGCATGCTCTCTTTATCTTTTGCGGCAAGTAGCATTATATCTCTTACGATGTCTTTTACTTTCCAACCAGGATAAACATTATAGGAGATAAATGCTACGCCATTTGCACTTAAATTCTCTCTTACGACTTTTAATATAGCTTCTTTTACAAAGTCAGGTACCCAGCTAAAAACGCCATGAGCGATAATGTAGTCAAATTTCTCATCACTTTTAAATTCGCAAATATCGCCGTGTATAAGCTCTAAATTTGTAAGCCCCATCTCTTTAACAATTTCTTGCCCGCGCCTTATCTGCTCGCCGCTAAGATCTATGCCAACTACTTTTACATTTTTGTTATTTACTGCAAATGGGATCAAATTTCCGCCAAAGCTACATCCTATCTCTAAAACTCTTGCATTTTCGCATGGAGGTGGAGTTATGCCAAGAAGTGTAGCACAAGCTTCAAGCCTATATGGCGACGATTGGGCAAAAGCTATTGATTTATAAGTTAGCTCATCATAAGACTTTTCGATTTTGCTATTTTGGCTCATTTTAGCTCCTAGTAGTCTTTTTCTTTGATTTTTTCTAGCATATTTTTAGCATCATTTTCTGGATCATCCACTATATATGCGCGCCTTATCTTGCCATCTTTTATGATAAGTGTTTGTCTAAAATAAAATTTATGTCCATTTGACGCAGAAAAAACTGGAAGCTCAAGCGCCCTTTCAAGCATAAACTCACTATCGTTTAAAAACATAACACCAGTTGAAGTCTCTTCTTGAAATTTCTTTTGAGCTGCGATATCTTGTGAGCTAATGGCCACTACCATAAAACCAAGATCGTTAAAATCTTTTAAAAATTTCTTATAGTTTATCGCTTGTTTAGTGCAGCCCTTCATACCCGCAGTATTTTGCAGTTCCTCGCTTAAAAGCTCAAAGTCCTCGCCTATCTTTGGATAGATGAAAATAACGCAGTCGTGCGTTCTTGCAAAGGCAGAGAAATCAAATTCCTTACCGTCTAAGGTATTTAAATATATACTCGTAGGCACTTTTATCATACTTCATCCTTTAAAATTTTTACTATTATATCTTTATAAGCTTTGTCTTAAGCTTTTTTAGAATTTAAAAGATAAACTACGAAAAGGACAAAAAAGCTAATTATTAGCATCAAAAGTGCATAGATATGAGCCTTGGTGTAATCAAGCATTTCAACCGCTTCAAATATCGCAATGCTAGCGACCTTGCTCTCTCCAGCTACGCTACCGCCTATCATTAAAACAACGCCAAACTCGCCCATAGTGTGAGCAAAGCTAACGACAGTAGCTGTTAATAAATTTGATCTGATACTTGGCAAAATTACTCTAAAAATAGTCGTGAGCTTATTTTTGCCAAGACTATAACTTGCTTCAAAAAGGCTCTTTTTTAGGCTATTTAGCCCAGCATAAATCGGCCCAAACATAAATGGCAATGAATAGATGCAACTTGCCACAACAAGACCTGTGAAATTAAAAACTAACCTAACTCCAAAAATTTCTTCGATAAATTTACCAAAGGTGGAATAAGGTGAAAGAAAAATGAGCAGATAAAAGCCAAGGACGCTTGGCGGCAAAACTAAAGGCAGTGAGATTATCGACTCTAAAAATGATTTGCCGAAAAATTTTTTCTGCGACATAAAATAAGCAAGCGTAATGCAGGCAAAGAACAAGATAAAAGTAGTTATAAAAGATAGTTTTAACGAGAGCCAAAACGGCTCGTAATCGATACTTTTTAACTCGTCTATCATGCTTTTTCCAAATTTACACTAAATGCTTTTGTGCTAACTACCACCATATCGCCTGCTTTTAGATTCATTGCTTCGTTGCTGCTTAACACAACTTCACAAATTTGGCGGTTTATCAGTACATTTGCTACGAAGATTGCATCACATTTTTTTATCTCTAAAATTTTAGCATTGAAGGCGATTTTTTGAGATCCGGCAGTCTTTAAAAATATCTCACTAGCTGTGCCAGATCTTGAAATTTTGCCATTTTCAAGAACAAAGACTTTATTG
This window harbors:
- a CDS encoding citrate synthase yields the protein MSSNTATLTDNRTGKSYEFPILKGTMGPDVIDISTFFSDTGMFTFDRGYTSTAMCRSAITYIDGLKGELMYRGYDIAYLAENKTFLDVAYLLLNKELPTNDQYINFKTELKKRSFIHEGMMKLFDAFPDKAHPMAILQAAVSALSAFYSDHLNMDKPEEYHEMAMRIIAKIPTIAAFSYRYSRGLPIIYPNLDRGFTENFLYMMRGYPYEHVDLKPIEIKALDTVFMLHADHEQNASTTTVRTVGSTHAHPYACISAGIGALWGWAHGGANEGVIRQLEEIGSVANVDRYIARAKDKNDPFRLMGFGHRVYKNFDPRAKVLKKMRDQLMDEIGINSELIKIANRIEEIALNDDYFVSRNLYPNVDFHSGLILKALGIPNNMFAVIFVIGRTPGWISQWIELKEQDTIKIVRPRQLYVGEANRTPK
- a CDS encoding cation:proton antiporter, with protein sequence MQLHQASELSILVVLAFIVFASPYISKILRIPVAPAEIILGALASYIGLVGENEMFKLISEVGFFFLMFLAGMEIDLRMLINIDRKILRLGLIYLALIYSLATALTFSLDLSLLYIIIIPIMAVGMIFTLFKEYGRDVKWLNLSMLIATIGELISITLLTFIAAYLQFGASINLWLTIGYLILFLAISVLSFKILDVLFWWYPGLKVILMPHYDKDEKDIRLSIAVFFSMIALMFYLNLEVAFGAFIAGMFIATFFDHKKDLPHKLSSFGFGFLVPIFFIHIGSTFKLSSLSSNEVIKDAIFIFCAMLATRLFSSVLFVGKLGLKGIFLFSLSQSMPLTLLVAVATIAHRSGEISDYSYSSFILASLAQAIIGTIIIKFLMQSRSKE
- the modB gene encoding molybdate ABC transporter permease subunit, translated to MIDELKSIDYEPFWLSLKLSFITTFILFFACITLAYFMSQKKFFGKSFLESIISLPLVLPPSVLGFYLLIFLSPYSTFGKFIEEIFGVRLVFNFTGLVVASCIYSLPFMFGPIYAGLNSLKKSLFEASYSLGKNKLTTIFRVILPSIRSNLLTATVVSFAHTMGEFGVVLMIGGSVAGESKVASIAIFEAVEMLDYTKAHIYALLMLIISFFVLFVVYLLNSKKA
- a CDS encoding 3'(2'),5'-bisphosphate nucleotidase CysQ family protein, producing MSELLNLAKKAAVNAGAQIMKFYSADNTALKVCLKDDSSPLTSADLAANEVILKELSKSGIKICSEESILQESDKDEFWLVDPLDGTKEFLARNGEFCVCIALIKKARPVLGVIFIPVSKELFYADENGAFKEILGDNDEIIKRVDLNKKDKNLDNLIFSSRRGDAKEIEFIGQSLNFEQRCIGSAIKFCRLVEFGGAYLRFAPSYLWDNAAGEALVNFCGGKVFDANSSKEMSYELADLKSPFFIALSKNTLNLKDKITQLYKQSKT
- a CDS encoding class I SAM-dependent methyltransferase, with amino-acid sequence MSQNSKIEKSYDELTYKSIAFAQSSPYRLEACATLLGITPPPCENARVLEIGCSFGGNLIPFAVNNKNVKVVGIDLSGEQIRRGQEIVKEMGLTNLELIHGDICEFKSDEKFDYIIAHGVFSWVPDFVKEAILKVVRENLSANGVAFISYNVYPGWKVKDIVRDIMLLAAKDKESMQDRLKAAKEALLVYKEYLLTRDEKIYEGKIPLKMLLFVTEHVLSKDDFYIAHELLEYTNDPFYFKDFNAMLAKNELTYLCEYTLDDIFTPDVGTAVVDEYKNNKFKDRIDLEQFMDMISNKVFRQSLIVHSKTYESIANKQIGPSDINKIHVVADFIKKDNQWQDSYGAMPQDISWLCEVFYKMYPASINLSQILEILPEDKLIVYSAFVRILTNSSDAMILKDEQKNIEYRPGHSRLSQKLINYVRYFLNHKNNADVVFANKFSISRKLNNIDYYILLLLDGKNSLEDVAAKTLKFIKENNEDIFDINGKVLKKDKVAANIMSYVLGTAKIASMLYLLEEI
- the crcB gene encoding fluoride efflux transporter CrcB — translated: MLVNLLFAGLGGFIGAGCRFLAGELLKFSHFPLATLGVNVLGSFIIGVLFCLNLSQSVRVFLVIGILGGFTTFSSFSLDSVKFLLEGELVKGFLNIFLNLILCLLASYLGILLGKNL
- a CDS encoding redoxin family protein — protein: MIKVPTSIYLNTLDGKEFDFSAFARTHDCVIFIYPKIGEDFELLSEELQNTAGMKGCTKQAINYKKFLKDFNDLGFMVVAISSQDIAAQKKFQEETSTGVMFLNDSEFMLERALELPVFSASNGHKFYFRQTLIIKDGKIRRAYIVDDPENDAKNMLEKIKEKDY